The following coding sequences lie in one Stenotrophomonas rhizophila genomic window:
- a CDS encoding LysR family transcriptional regulator, whose product MNLKQLEFCVALAEERNFTRAAQRCHVVQSALSHQIAHLEEELQATLFERLPRQVRVTPAGEALLSHARQVLDSLRHMREDVAAVAGQVRGTLTIGQITSLTAVDLVACLAAFHTRYPQVEFRLRMDKSEVLMEDVRERRVDVALVGLSPGTAIDGACHRLLAEESMVAVLPPSHPLASRKRLSLATLAELPLVDFQYGSGGRRQTDEAFAAAGLPHRVPFEINHMSLIERFVQQGLAVGIVPVAIAAGFTGVACVAIQDAPVRRVHAVWSRLPTPAARAFMQELLQHVAPQAEPRAGVGLRRRARAG is encoded by the coding sequence GTGAACCTCAAACAGCTCGAGTTCTGCGTGGCCCTGGCCGAAGAGCGCAACTTCACCCGCGCCGCCCAGCGCTGCCACGTCGTGCAGTCCGCGCTCAGCCACCAGATCGCCCACCTGGAAGAGGAACTGCAGGCCACCCTGTTCGAACGCCTGCCGCGCCAGGTACGGGTCACCCCGGCCGGCGAAGCGCTGCTCAGCCACGCCCGCCAGGTGCTCGATTCACTGCGGCACATGCGCGAAGACGTGGCCGCCGTGGCCGGCCAGGTGCGCGGCACCCTCACCATCGGCCAGATCACCTCGCTTACCGCCGTGGACCTGGTGGCCTGCCTGGCCGCCTTCCACACCCGCTACCCGCAGGTGGAATTCCGCCTGCGCATGGACAAAAGCGAAGTGCTGATGGAAGACGTGCGCGAGCGCCGCGTCGATGTTGCGCTGGTGGGCCTGTCGCCCGGTACCGCCATCGACGGGGCCTGCCACCGGCTGCTGGCCGAAGAATCCATGGTGGCCGTGCTGCCGCCCAGCCACCCGCTGGCCAGCCGAAAACGCCTGTCGCTGGCCACCCTGGCTGAGTTGCCGCTGGTGGATTTCCAGTACGGCAGCGGCGGCCGCCGGCAGACCGACGAAGCCTTCGCCGCCGCCGGGCTACCGCATCGGGTGCCGTTCGAAATCAACCACATGTCGCTCATCGAGCGCTTCGTCCAGCAGGGGCTCGCGGTGGGCATCGTGCCGGTGGCCATCGCGGCCGGGTTTACCGGCGTGGCCTGCGTGGCCATCCAGGATGCGCCCGTGCGGCGTGTGCATGCGGTGTGGTCGCGGTTGCCCACGCCGGCGGCGCGGGCCTTCATGCAGGAACTGCTGCAGCACGTGGCCCCGCAGGCGGAGCCACGTGCCGGCGTGGGGCTCAGGCGCCGCGCACGCGCAGGGTGA
- a CDS encoding MFS transporter, whose product MTADVHTPLSRWQVLLMAFATGVAVASNYYAQPLLHTIAGEFGVSFGRAGTLVTAAQLSYGVGVVLLVPLGDMFERRRLIVVMSLLSASGLVVSALSHEFAWLLVGTAITGLFSVVAQVLVPFAATLARPEERGRVVGTVMSGLLLGILLARTVAGALSSLGDWRWVYWMAAGTLVLTTWVLYRTLPRFYQHAGLSYGALLRSIGTLFAQEPVFRLRTLLGALSFAMFAMFWTPLAFLLAGAPYHYSDATIGLFGLVGAAGTLAAGVAGRMADRGKAALATTLALVLLAASWLPLGFSTQSLVALVVGVLVLDLAAQLLHVSNQNVVFALRPEARNRLNAGYMTGYFIGGSLGSLVSAQVYGAFGWTGVCVTGAGVAAVAMAVWAVAVLRR is encoded by the coding sequence ATGACCGCCGATGTACACACCCCGTTGAGCCGCTGGCAGGTGCTGTTGATGGCCTTTGCCACCGGCGTGGCGGTGGCCAGCAACTACTACGCGCAGCCGCTGCTGCACACCATTGCCGGCGAGTTCGGGGTGTCGTTCGGCCGCGCGGGCACGCTGGTGACGGCCGCGCAGTTGAGCTATGGCGTGGGGGTGGTGCTGCTGGTGCCATTGGGCGACATGTTCGAGCGGCGGCGGTTGATCGTGGTGATGTCGTTGCTGTCGGCGTCCGGGCTGGTGGTGAGCGCGTTGAGCCATGAGTTCGCCTGGCTGCTGGTGGGTACGGCGATTACCGGGCTGTTTTCGGTGGTGGCGCAGGTGCTGGTGCCGTTTGCAGCCACGCTGGCGCGGCCGGAAGAGCGTGGCCGGGTGGTGGGCACGGTGATGAGCGGGCTGCTGTTGGGCATTCTGCTGGCGCGCACGGTGGCCGGGGCGTTGTCGTCGCTGGGCGACTGGCGCTGGGTGTACTGGATGGCGGCGGGCACGCTGGTGCTGACCACGTGGGTGCTGTATCGCACGTTGCCGCGCTTCTACCAGCATGCGGGCTTGAGTTATGGGGCGTTGCTGCGTTCGATCGGCACGCTGTTCGCGCAGGAGCCGGTGTTCCGGCTGCGCACGCTGCTGGGGGCGTTGAGCTTTGCGATGTTCGCGATGTTCTGGACGCCGCTGGCCTTCCTGCTGGCGGGCGCGCCGTACCACTACAGCGATGCGACGATCGGGCTGTTCGGGCTGGTGGGCGCGGCGGGCACGCTGGCCGCCGGGGTGGCCGGGCGGATGGCCGACCGCGGCAAGGCGGCATTGGCGACGACACTGGCGCTGGTGCTGCTGGCGGCGTCGTGGTTGCCGCTGGGCTTTTCAACGCAGTCGCTGGTGGCACTGGTGGTGGGCGTGCTGGTGCTGGACCTGGCGGCGCAGTTGCTGCACGTGAGCAACCAGAACGTGGTGTTCGCGCTGCGGCCGGAGGCGCGCAACCGGCTCAATGCGGGGTACATGACCGGGTACTTCATTGGTGGGTCGCTGGGGTCGCTGGTGTCGGCGCAGGTGTATGGCGCGTTCGGGTGGACCGGGGTGTGCGTGACCGGCGCGGGCGTGGCCGCGGTGGCGATGGCGGTGTGGGCGGTGGCGGTGCTGCGCCGGTAG
- a CDS encoding DUF1456 family protein — translation MINNDVLRSIRYMLDLSDGMIADTCALADPAFVIDKADVAGWLRKEDEEGFVACDDRTLAHFLDGLIVHFRGRDESQPLRPVEKRITNNLVLKKLRVAFQLKDVDMHDIFQQAGFPVSKPELSALFRQPDHKNYRACGDQLLRNFLKGLTLRVRGA, via the coding sequence ATGATCAACAACGATGTACTGCGCAGCATCCGCTACATGCTCGACCTCAGCGACGGCATGATCGCCGACACCTGTGCCCTGGCCGATCCGGCCTTCGTGATCGACAAGGCCGATGTGGCCGGTTGGCTGCGCAAGGAAGACGAAGAGGGCTTCGTGGCCTGCGACGATCGCACCCTGGCGCACTTCCTGGACGGGTTGATCGTGCACTTCCGTGGCCGCGACGAGAGCCAGCCGCTGCGCCCGGTGGAAAAGCGCATCACCAACAACCTGGTGCTGAAGAAGCTGCGCGTGGCCTTCCAGCTGAAGGACGTGGACATGCACGATATCTTCCAGCAGGCCGGTTTCCCGGTGTCCAAGCCGGAGCTGTCGGCGCTGTTCCGCCAGCCGGACCACAAGAACTACCGCGCCTGCGGCGACCAGCTGCTGCGCAACTTCCTGAAGGGCCTCACCCTGCGCGTGCGCGGCGCCTGA
- a CDS encoding DUF6165 family protein, translated as MDAILTPVSIGELIDKITILEIKAERISDAGKNANVRKELDGLWPLWQQQLASQPGLDALKDQLKAINVRMWDIQDQLRDKEAAQEFDDAFIQLARGVYGTNGERVKVKNEINRVAGSQLVEEKQYQGE; from the coding sequence GTGGACGCGATCCTGACCCCGGTATCGATTGGCGAGCTGATCGACAAGATCACCATTCTGGAAATCAAGGCCGAGCGCATCAGCGATGCCGGCAAGAACGCCAACGTCCGCAAGGAACTCGATGGCCTGTGGCCATTGTGGCAGCAGCAGCTGGCCAGCCAGCCGGGGCTGGATGCCCTGAAGGATCAGCTCAAGGCGATCAACGTGCGCATGTGGGACATCCAGGACCAGCTGCGCGACAAGGAAGCGGCGCAGGAGTTCGACGATGCGTTCATCCAGCTGGCGCGTGGGGTGTACGGCACCAACGGCGAGCGGGTGAAGGTGAAGAACGAGATCAACCGCGTGGCCGGTTCGCAGCTGGTGGAAGAAAAGCAGTACCAGGGCGAGTAA
- a CDS encoding TorF family putative porin, whose protein sequence is MKGRIVRRCSVLLLGLAMSGAAAAAVEGNATLTTDYVWRGSSQSDGDPAAQAGVKLGSERGWYASVWGSGVSFQPDNGARSEFDVVAGWSGALGQDWALDVNLTRYLYPSSNVDLNWTELNSTLTWQQRYWLQVGVSDDALAGGHTGTYAQLGARLPLGEQWRLEAAVGHYWLASAQADDYLHGQLSAVWKVHGPWELRLTAHDTDTAAKRLFPGNAGSRVEFAVQTAF, encoded by the coding sequence ATGAAAGGGCGCATCGTGCGCCGCTGCAGCGTGCTGCTGCTGGGCCTGGCGATGAGTGGTGCGGCGGCGGCCGCGGTGGAGGGCAACGCAACGCTCACCACCGATTACGTCTGGCGCGGCAGCTCGCAGAGCGACGGCGACCCGGCCGCGCAGGCCGGCGTCAAACTTGGCAGCGAGCGCGGCTGGTATGCCTCGGTATGGGGCTCGGGCGTGTCGTTCCAGCCCGACAACGGCGCACGCAGCGAGTTCGACGTGGTGGCCGGGTGGAGCGGGGCGTTGGGCCAGGACTGGGCGCTGGACGTCAACCTCACCCGCTACCTCTACCCGTCCAGCAACGTGGACCTGAACTGGACCGAGCTCAACAGCACCCTCACCTGGCAGCAGCGCTACTGGCTGCAGGTAGGCGTGTCCGACGACGCGCTGGCCGGCGGCCACACCGGCACCTACGCCCAACTGGGCGCCCGCCTGCCGCTGGGCGAGCAGTGGCGGCTGGAAGCGGCGGTGGGCCATTACTGGCTGGCCAGCGCGCAGGCCGACGACTACCTGCACGGCCAGCTCAGCGCCGTCTGGAAGGTCCACGGCCCGTGGGAACTGCGCCTCACCGCGCACGACACCGACACCGCCGCCAAACGCCTGTTCCCCGGCAACGCAGGCTCCCGCGTCGAATTCGCGGTACAAACCGCGTTCTAA
- a CDS encoding FadR/GntR family transcriptional regulator — MSEPRLYQSIAAEIVALIEKGEFPPGSRLPGERDLAERLGVSRVTVREAEIALEAQGLITIKTGSGVYVKARPSQAPGALPDVSAFDLTAARAVIEAEAAAMAASRITDAELQDLAGLIAAMVDPASGEAAASEADRQFHLSIARIAGNPVVEHCVQLIWRMRNELPRVKQVYANVCHNDDDTRDEEHTAILDALRQRDPAAARLAMRNHFQRLFESMLEATENEALAEIRRRTQQDRERFMAATGH, encoded by the coding sequence ATGTCCGAACCCCGTCTCTACCAGTCCATTGCCGCCGAAATCGTCGCGCTGATCGAGAAGGGCGAATTCCCGCCGGGCTCGCGCCTGCCCGGCGAACGCGACCTGGCCGAACGCCTCGGCGTCAGCCGGGTGACCGTGCGCGAGGCGGAAATCGCGCTGGAAGCGCAGGGGCTGATCACCATCAAGACCGGCTCGGGCGTGTATGTGAAGGCGCGCCCGTCGCAGGCCCCCGGCGCGCTGCCGGACGTGTCTGCCTTCGACCTCACCGCCGCCCGTGCGGTGATCGAGGCCGAAGCGGCGGCCATGGCCGCCAGCCGCATCACCGACGCCGAACTGCAGGACTTGGCCGGCCTGATCGCCGCCATGGTCGACCCGGCCTCGGGCGAGGCCGCCGCCAGCGAAGCCGACCGCCAGTTCCATCTGTCCATTGCCCGCATTGCCGGCAACCCGGTGGTGGAGCACTGCGTGCAGCTGATCTGGCGCATGCGCAACGAACTGCCGCGGGTGAAGCAGGTGTATGCCAACGTCTGCCACAACGACGACGACACCCGCGACGAAGAGCACACCGCCATTCTCGACGCCCTGCGCCAGCGCGACCCGGCTGCCGCACGGCTGGCCATGCGCAACCACTTCCAGCGCCTGTTCGAATCCATGCTGGAAGCCACCGAAAACGAAGCGCTGGCCGAAATCCGCCGGCGCACCCAGCAGGACCGCGAACGCTTCATGGCCGCCACCGGGCACTGA